One segment of Tamandua tetradactyla isolate mTamTet1 chromosome 13, mTamTet1.pri, whole genome shotgun sequence DNA contains the following:
- the KCNMA1 gene encoding calcium-activated potassium channel subunit alpha-1 isoform X6 has protein sequence MANGGGGGGSSGGGGGGGGGSSLRMSSNIHANHLSLDASSSSSSSSSSSSSSSSSSSIHEPKMDALIIPVTMEVPCDSRGQRMWWAFLASSMVTFFGGLFIILLWRTLKYLWTVCCHCGGKTKGRWLQRLRPRVGGAHRSGGVVRGRRKLGAPGCVFRVAHLPRLGSWRGARGQPAL, from the exons ATGGCAAatggtggcggcggcggcggcagcagcggcggcggcggcggcggcggcggaggcaGCAGTCTTAGAATGAGTAGCAATATCCACGCGAACCATCTCAGCCTAGAcgcgtcctcctcctcctcctcttcttcttcttcttcctcctcttcttcctcctcgtCTTCGATCCACGAGCCCAAGATGGATGCGCTCATCATTCCGGTGACCATGGAGGTGCCGTGCGACAGCCGGGGCCAACGCATGTGGTGGGCTTTCCTGGCCTCCTCCATGGTGACTTTCTTCGGGGGCCTCTTCATCATCTTGCTCTGGCGGACGCTCAAGTACCTGTGGACCGTGTGCTGCCACTGCGGGGGCAAGACGAAG GGTCGTTGGCTGCAGCGGCTGCGGCCGCGGGTGGGGGGCGCGCACCGCTCGGGTGGGGTGGTGCGGGGACGGAGGAAGCTGGGGGCCCCGGGGTGCGTGTTCCGTGTAGCTCACCTCCCGCGGCTCGGCTCCTGGCGGGGGGCGAGGGGTCAGCCCGCACTTTAG